The Felis catus isolate Fca126 chromosome X, F.catus_Fca126_mat1.0, whole genome shotgun sequence genome includes a region encoding these proteins:
- the MTCP1 gene encoding protein p13 MTCP-1 yields MAGEDAGAPPDHLWVHQEGIYRDEYQRTWVAVVEEETSFLRARVQQVQVPLGDAARPSHLLTSQLPLMWQLYPEERYMDNNSRLWQIQHHLMVRGVQELLLKLLPDD; encoded by the exons ATGGCAGGAGAGGATGCAGGGGCTCCACCCGATCACCTCTGGGTTCACCAAGAGGGTATCTACCGCGACGAATACCAGCGCACGTGGGTGGCCGTCGTGGAAGAG gaGACGAGTTTCCTAAGGGCACGAGTCCAGCAAGTTCAGGTTCCCTTAGGTGACGCAGCTAGGCCGAGTCACCTTCTTACCTCCCAGCTACCTCTCATGTGGCAACTCTACCCTGAGGAGCGCTACATGGATAACAACTCTCGCTTGTGGCAGATCCAGCATCATTTAATG gTCAGGGGAGTACAGGAGCTGTTGCTTAAGCTTTTGCCTGATGATTAA